The Desulfovibrio sp. genome includes a region encoding these proteins:
- a CDS encoding methyl-accepting chemotaxis protein: MSSSSYRMVSGVQSAALDQTAMIVAQSAENYIEQSVSVAQSLAGQEVIRDALEGSTLAKQDVQQLLHTYVKAFPAYWSFFVFDVKGRIVAGLNADLKDMTGGDRFDRDYSKAIFSGKSLAFSGSVMPATTDAGMLVYVVVKAVYAADGTLMGAVAVCPRWSDFTAKTIDPIRLGKRGYGFALDAAGRIIAHSANKKLLLTDLSGQDFIQKALKAQKGIIEYPWEGEKKFMTVAPIAATGWLVCMSAYDAELAAPALTQRMVLSGVGLVAIVLLAVLLTVINQRLVFKPLRALSDFTARVAAGDLKAAMHGQFRAEMATFAGYLNTMVEELKKRLGFSQGVLDGIPTPCGIVGPDFNMIWVNAEICQMLEKTGPRESYVGQRSGLFFQNDATRETLSDQAIRERKALSLEFDYTTVSGRQLRITARSTPFYNLDGTLLGSIAFWNDLTEIYNQKSRIEAQNAAIARAAHEASQVVEHMADASKQLSDQIAHSSEGAREQSSRVAQTATAVEEMNATIMEVAQNAAATSQTGDTAKVEAQNSAHMVAEVTAAVQSIHTEASRLTSIMDNLGDQARGIGAVMGVISDIADQTNLLALNAAIEAARAGDAGRGFAVVADEVRKLAEKTAQATTEVRQAVGGIQEGTRDAVTQMEAAVQRVAEATSLAQRSGEAIAQVVRMVETSGDQVHSIAAAAEQQSATSEEINRAISSISNIADATDQGMAQCTVAIADLSKQANELERLITSLSANS; encoded by the coding sequence GTGTCTTCATCATCCTACCGGATGGTGTCCGGGGTGCAGAGCGCCGCCCTGGACCAGACGGCCATGATCGTGGCCCAGTCCGCCGAGAACTATATTGAGCAGTCCGTCAGCGTGGCCCAGTCCCTGGCCGGGCAGGAAGTCATCCGTGATGCGCTGGAAGGTTCAACCCTGGCGAAGCAGGACGTACAGCAGCTTTTGCACACCTATGTAAAAGCCTTTCCGGCTTACTGGTCATTTTTTGTTTTTGACGTCAAAGGCCGCATCGTGGCCGGGCTTAACGCCGATCTCAAGGACATGACAGGCGGTGACCGTTTTGACCGCGACTACAGCAAGGCCATTTTCAGCGGCAAAAGTCTTGCCTTCAGCGGCAGCGTCATGCCAGCCACCACGGATGCGGGCATGCTCGTATACGTTGTGGTCAAGGCGGTATACGCCGCCGATGGCACCCTGATGGGTGCCGTGGCCGTGTGTCCGCGCTGGAGTGACTTTACCGCCAAAACCATTGACCCCATCCGGCTTGGAAAGCGGGGCTACGGCTTTGCCCTGGATGCCGCAGGGCGCATTATCGCCCACAGCGCCAATAAAAAGCTGCTGCTCACCGATCTTTCGGGGCAGGACTTTATCCAGAAAGCCTTGAAAGCCCAGAAGGGCATTATCGAATATCCCTGGGAAGGCGAGAAAAAATTTATGACCGTGGCGCCCATTGCGGCCACGGGCTGGCTCGTGTGCATGAGCGCCTATGACGCAGAACTGGCCGCCCCAGCCCTGACCCAGCGCATGGTGTTGTCCGGCGTGGGCCTTGTGGCCATCGTCTTACTGGCCGTGCTGCTGACCGTTATCAACCAGCGCCTGGTATTCAAGCCCCTGCGGGCCTTGTCGGACTTTACCGCCAGGGTTGCGGCCGGTGACCTCAAGGCTGCCATGCACGGCCAGTTCAGAGCCGAAATGGCTACATTTGCCGGCTACCTGAACACCATGGTGGAAGAACTCAAGAAACGCCTTGGCTTTTCACAGGGAGTGCTGGACGGCATCCCCACGCCCTGCGGCATTGTGGGGCCGGATTTCAACATGATCTGGGTCAATGCTGAAATATGTCAGATGCTTGAAAAAACAGGCCCGCGTGAATCCTATGTGGGGCAGCGTTCCGGCCTGTTCTTCCAGAATGACGCGACACGCGAGACCTTGTCCGATCAGGCCATCAGGGAGCGCAAGGCACTTTCGTTGGAATTCGACTATACTACGGTCTCTGGCCGCCAACTGCGCATCACCGCGCGTTCCACGCCTTTTTACAATCTTGACGGCACGCTTCTTGGCTCCATAGCCTTCTGGAATGATCTGACCGAGATATATAACCAGAAGAGCCGTATTGAAGCTCAGAACGCGGCCATTGCCCGAGCAGCCCATGAGGCTTCGCAGGTGGTCGAGCATATGGCCGACGCGTCGAAACAGCTTTCGGATCAGATCGCCCACTCCAGTGAGGGAGCGCGCGAGCAAAGCTCACGCGTCGCCCAGACCGCCACGGCCGTGGAAGAGATGAACGCCACCATTATGGAAGTGGCCCAGAATGCCGCCGCCACTTCGCAAACCGGAGACACGGCCAAGGTCGAAGCGCAGAACAGTGCGCACATGGTGGCCGAGGTGACGGCAGCGGTGCAATCCATCCACACGGAAGCCTCACGGCTGACCAGCATAATGGACAATCTCGGCGATCAGGCACGGGGCATCGGGGCCGTTATGGGCGTTATATCCGATATTGCCGACCAGACGAACCTGCTGGCCCTTAATGCCGCCATTGAAGCCGCCCGCGCGGGCGATGCCGGACGGGGCTTTGCCGTTGTGGCCGACGAGGTGCGCAAGCTGGCCGAAAAAACCGCTCAGGCCACCACGGAAGTGCGCCAGGCCGTCGGCGGCATACAGGAAGGCACCAGGGACGCCGTAACCCAGATGGAAGCGGCAGTGCAGCGCGTGGCCGAGGCCACCAGCCTGGCGCAACGCTCTGGCGAGGCCATTGCCCAGGTGGTGCGCATGGTGGAAACCTCCGGCGACCAGGTGCATTCCATCGCGGCTGCGGCTGAACAGCAGTCAGCAACGTCGGAAGAAATCAACAGGGCCATCAGTTCCATCAGCAATATTGCCGATGCCACGGATCAGGGCATGGCGCAGTGCACTGTCGCCATTGCCGACCTGTCCAAACAGGCCAATGAACTGGAAAGGCTCATCACGAGTTTGAGTGCGAATAGCTAA
- a CDS encoding FtsX-like permease family protein produces MNIITIPLRCLRQKWGRSAALLSVFLLGVAAITALNNVSSSVAEGFEKKLSAFGANIAITPKRETLQISYGGIPLGNATVDNGYIPLAETQRAIEGIPLRDRISVVAPKLAGLVAFAAEAGETTVLVPLVGVNFDSEVELKQFWHARGAIPGVATMQAPDPLMQRMEEQHAKHASQTDVPPKDTAGTPAPDSNMTAPNAHGSNMTAANMVDASAPGPDTEGAATAGTGMADTAGTNMAGTDVAPVPIAPNSVSTTDENDDCCAGIMDIPDFHAGQPGHAGYAAQDFNPAQADMGHTAMLDAARPDGQGLDHTAPSAQHAVPGEQHTAPQQTASQHPDQTLTPERHLLAGATVAERLKLSPGQAIWLNGAQYLVEGVLQPTGSDDDSVLFAHLPEAQKLFHAPDAASFIEVAALCSGCPIEDIVSELGAALPGQDIRALRQVVAQRMYSISFAQNMALVVTVVILFSACVMVVMSMLVSVNERRKEIGLLRAVGFSRRAVFFIFAAEALVIGFLAGVAGYAAGYFAGSKVLVAMQIEAAAYPAFSFAALFGYGLMASALAVLAAAFPAYKAARANPAEALTSL; encoded by the coding sequence ATGAACATCATAACCATTCCCTTACGCTGCCTGCGGCAGAAATGGGGGCGTTCCGCCGCGCTGCTGTCCGTCTTTCTGCTCGGCGTGGCGGCCATTACCGCCCTCAACAACGTGTCTTCCTCCGTGGCCGAAGGCTTTGAAAAAAAACTCAGCGCCTTCGGTGCCAACATCGCCATTACCCCCAAGAGGGAAACCCTCCAGATTTCCTATGGCGGCATCCCGCTTGGCAACGCCACGGTGGACAACGGCTATATTCCCCTGGCCGAAACCCAGCGCGCCATTGAGGGCATCCCGCTCCGGGACAGGATATCCGTGGTGGCCCCCAAGCTCGCGGGCCTTGTGGCCTTTGCCGCAGAGGCAGGCGAAACCACGGTGCTTGTGCCCCTGGTGGGGGTGAATTTCGACTCTGAAGTGGAGTTGAAGCAGTTCTGGCATGCAAGGGGAGCCATCCCCGGCGTTGCAACCATGCAGGCCCCAGACCCGCTCATGCAGCGCATGGAAGAACAGCACGCCAAACACGCCAGCCAGACTGATGTGCCCCCCAAAGACACGGCGGGCACGCCCGCGCCAGACTCCAACATGACGGCCCCCAACGCGCATGGCTCGAACATGACCGCCGCCAATATGGTGGACGCTTCCGCTCCCGGCCCAGACACGGAAGGAGCGGCCACGGCAGGCACGGGCATGGCAGACACAGCAGGCACCAACATGGCGGGCACAGACGTGGCTCCCGTGCCCATTGCCCCCAACTCCGTTTCCACCACAGACGAGAACGACGACTGCTGCGCGGGCATTATGGACATCCCTGACTTCCATGCGGGACAACCAGGACACGCAGGGTACGCTGCACAGGATTTCAATCCCGCGCAGGCAGACATGGGCCATACCGCCATGCTGGACGCCGCACGGCCTGACGGGCAGGGCCTCGACCATACCGCGCCCAGCGCACAACACGCCGTGCCCGGTGAGCAGCATACCGCGCCGCAGCAGACCGCATCACAGCACCCGGATCAGACGCTTACACCTGAGCGCCATCTGCTGGCCGGAGCAACCGTGGCGGAGCGCCTCAAGCTCAGCCCCGGGCAGGCAATCTGGCTCAATGGTGCGCAATATCTTGTGGAGGGCGTGCTGCAACCCACGGGCAGCGATGACGACAGCGTTCTTTTTGCCCATCTGCCTGAAGCGCAGAAACTTTTTCACGCGCCCGACGCCGCCAGCTTTATTGAAGTGGCCGCGCTCTGCTCCGGCTGCCCCATTGAGGATATTGTCAGCGAACTGGGCGCGGCCCTGCCCGGCCAGGACATCCGGGCCTTGCGGCAGGTGGTGGCCCAGCGCATGTACTCCATTTCCTTTGCGCAGAACATGGCCCTTGTGGTTACGGTGGTCATCCTGTTCTCCGCATGCGTCATGGTGGTCATGTCCATGCTGGTTTCCGTCAACGAGCGCCGCAAGGAAATCGGCCTGCTGCGCGCTGTGGGCTTTTCGCGGCGGGCGGTCTTCTTCATCTTTGCCGCCGAAGCCCTTGTTATCGGCTTTCTGGCAGGCGTGGCGGGATACGCGGCGGGATACTTTGCGGGCAGCAAGGTGCTTGTGGCCATGCAGATAGAGGCTGCGGCCTATCCGGCCTTTTCCTTCGCGGCCCTGTTCGGCTACGGACTGATGGCAAGCGCCCTGGCTGTGCTGGCCGCCGCATTTCCCGCATACAAGGCGGCGCGCGCCAACCCGGCGGAAGCGCTTACGTCGCTGTAG
- a CDS encoding ABC transporter ATP-binding protein, which yields MLEAIDIVKSYRAGGQAAPVLRGVNLRIEEGEFVAVTGRSGSGKSTMLNVLSTLTEPDSGQVLFQGADLAAMREQERDHLRNNAFAMIFQAHHLMPYLSVLENVLLPGANGFRGISAQQRQRAVSCLERVGLGHKKHSLPSELSGGEQQRVAIARGLASDPRILFADEPTGSLDMATGDSIMQLLRELNGEGLTIVMVTHNPDYAALAGRCVQMREGRVLSDGTPA from the coding sequence ATGCTTGAAGCAATTGATATAGTTAAATCCTACCGCGCGGGCGGCCAGGCCGCGCCCGTGTTGCGCGGGGTAAACCTGCGCATTGAAGAAGGCGAGTTTGTGGCAGTGACGGGCCGTTCCGGGTCTGGAAAGTCCACCATGCTCAATGTGCTCTCCACCCTTACGGAACCGGACAGCGGTCAGGTGCTGTTTCAGGGGGCCGACCTTGCCGCCATGCGCGAACAGGAGCGCGACCACCTGCGCAACAACGCCTTTGCCATGATTTTTCAGGCCCACCACCTTATGCCCTACCTGTCGGTGCTGGAAAACGTCCTGTTGCCGGGGGCCAACGGCTTTCGCGGCATCAGCGCGCAGCAGCGTCAAAGGGCCGTAAGCTGCCTTGAGCGCGTGGGCCTGGGGCACAAGAAACACAGTCTGCCTTCCGAGCTTTCGGGCGGCGAACAGCAGCGTGTGGCCATTGCGCGGGGCCTCGCATCCGACCCGCGCATACTTTTTGCCGACGAGCCAACGGGCAGCCTGGACATGGCCACAGGCGATTCCATCATGCAGCTTTTGCGTGAACTCAATGGTGAAGGCTTGACCATCGTCATGGTCACTCATAATCCCGACTATGCGGCGCTGGCCGGGCGTTGCGTCCAGATGCGTGAAGGGCGCGTGCTGTCGGACGGCACTCCGGCATAG
- a CDS encoding AEC family transporter, translating into MAFLHAMGGVFGLILMGMVGYVLAGKGWFGPETRILLPRLITYVALPPYLMSTIMRGFHRDGLLEFMQGALLPLVSVALTFVLAIIIGKIARVKRQHFGLFCASVANSNTIFVGIPVNLALFGEEAVPYVLLYYFASTVFFWTVGQYAITRDIEGEARLIPLRTRVMQIFSPPLLGFLTGVLLILCNVELPFFIQDAARYLGNMTTPLALIFIGITMYDMGLRGVTITRDMGLALSGRILLGPLVMYTLLTFFPVGGLMGKVFIMQSSLPVMTQAAILSAYYHTDAEFGAQAVTMSTLLCIFTVPLYMTIL; encoded by the coding sequence ATGGCTTTTTTGCATGCAATGGGAGGCGTTTTCGGCCTCATTCTTATGGGAATGGTGGGCTACGTGCTGGCGGGCAAGGGGTGGTTTGGCCCCGAAACCCGTATTCTGCTGCCCCGTCTTATTACCTACGTGGCTTTGCCGCCCTATCTTATGTCCACCATCATGCGGGGCTTTCACCGGGACGGCCTGCTGGAATTTATGCAAGGGGCGCTGCTGCCCCTGGTCTCGGTGGCGCTGACCTTTGTGCTGGCCATCATTATTGGCAAGATCGCCAGGGTGAAACGGCAGCATTTTGGCCTTTTTTGCGCCAGCGTGGCCAATTCCAACACCATTTTTGTGGGCATTCCCGTCAATCTGGCCCTGTTTGGCGAAGAGGCCGTGCCCTATGTGCTGCTGTACTATTTCGCCAGCACCGTGTTTTTCTGGACAGTAGGGCAGTACGCCATCACGCGGGACATTGAGGGCGAAGCACGGCTGATTCCCCTGCGCACCCGCGTTATGCAGATATTTTCGCCGCCCCTGCTGGGTTTTCTCACAGGGGTGCTGCTGATACTCTGCAATGTGGAGCTGCCCTTCTTCATTCAGGACGCGGCCCGCTACCTCGGCAACATGACCACGCCCCTGGCGCTCATCTTCATAGGCATCACCATGTATGACATGGGCCTGCGCGGCGTCACGATCACACGCGACATGGGCCTGGCCCTCTCGGGCCGCATACTGCTCGGCCCGCTGGTCATGTACACGCTGCTGACCTTCTTTCCTGTGGGTGGACTCATGGGCAAGGTCTTCATCATGCAGTCCTCGCTGCCGGTAATGACCCAGGCGGCCATTCTGAGCGCCTATTACCATACGGACGCGGAGTTCGGCGCGCAGGCCGTGACCATGTCCACCTTGCTCTGTATTTTTACCGTGCCCCTGTACATGACCATTTTGTGA
- a CDS encoding ABC transporter substrate-binding protein, producing MKLFKLATACALTLFMGQAALAAEQPIKIGFPIPLTGEIPKVGEGSKFAAEMLKEEINAKGGLKVGDKLYPLEFIYEDNESKPESAVNVTLKLIERDKVHAIVGPQSSRQAVPAGGVANDEEVPLITPWSTNPDATNGRPWVFRGAFLDPFQAPVAVDFASKQFKAKKAAVLFEVSNDYSKGLADNFKAAFEKVHGKGSVVAMESHGPKDQDFSAQLTKIIAAKPDFIFVPENYSFAALIVPQARDLGYKGPFMGSDAWGSAELFNLCGKDCVGQYFSTHYTAEGATGKTKEFIDKYKAKYGYVPDDVAALTWDSINIVLKAIQNGGKVDPDLKKERKIIRDNMASLANFDGITGSMKFDANHDPIKCAVIVRVTESGSFAFVESVCPK from the coding sequence ATGAAATTGTTCAAGTTGGCGACTGCTTGTGCTCTCACACTCTTTATGGGGCAGGCGGCCCTTGCGGCGGAACAGCCCATCAAGATAGGCTTCCCCATTCCCCTTACTGGCGAAATCCCCAAGGTAGGCGAAGGCTCAAAATTCGCGGCCGAAATGTTGAAAGAAGAAATCAACGCCAAGGGCGGCCTCAAAGTGGGCGACAAACTCTATCCGCTTGAATTCATCTATGAAGATAACGAATCCAAGCCGGAATCCGCAGTCAACGTCACCCTCAAGCTCATCGAGCGCGACAAGGTTCACGCTATCGTTGGCCCGCAGTCTTCGCGTCAGGCCGTCCCCGCCGGTGGCGTGGCCAATGACGAAGAAGTGCCGCTGATCACTCCCTGGTCCACCAACCCCGACGCCACCAACGGACGCCCCTGGGTGTTCCGCGGCGCATTTCTTGACCCCTTCCAGGCGCCTGTAGCGGTTGACTTTGCCTCCAAGCAGTTCAAGGCCAAAAAAGCCGCTGTGCTCTTTGAAGTGTCCAACGACTACTCCAAGGGCCTGGCCGACAACTTCAAGGCTGCTTTTGAAAAAGTGCACGGCAAGGGCTCCGTGGTCGCCATGGAATCCCACGGCCCCAAGGATCAGGACTTTTCAGCCCAGCTGACCAAGATCATCGCGGCCAAACCCGACTTTATCTTTGTGCCTGAAAACTACAGCTTTGCGGCACTTATCGTGCCCCAGGCGCGCGACCTTGGCTACAAGGGCCCCTTCATGGGTTCCGACGCCTGGGGTTCCGCCGAACTGTTCAACCTTTGCGGCAAGGACTGCGTGGGCCAGTATTTCTCCACCCACTACACTGCCGAAGGCGCAACGGGCAAGACCAAGGAATTCATCGACAAGTACAAGGCCAAGTACGGCTATGTGCCCGACGACGTCGCCGCCCTTACCTGGGACTCCATCAACATCGTGCTCAAGGCCATTCAGAACGGCGGCAAGGTTGATCCCGACCTCAAGAAGGAACGCAAAATTATCCGCGACAACATGGCTTCTCTTGCAAACTTTGACGGCATTACCGGCAGCATGAAGTTCGACGCCAACCACGACCCCATCAAATGCGCCGTCATCGTGCGCGTTACCGAGAGTGGCAGCTTCGCCTTCGTTGAATCCGTCTGCCCGAAATAG
- a CDS encoding HdeA/HdeB family chaperone, producing MKNVLVLCCLLLSLPVAAQAANDKISPNSFICAELVTMPMTDGGQPPIFEALQIDGYVSAGAGDAAAHPDILAPLLTGVYTYCQSHPTDKVADIWAKARKSQDIPKDDTWQADKTKCSDYNADPDNGSGFVIWLDGYNRGKNKTEASVLSSDATLKAFLDACVKQPDALMLDVLAKSAK from the coding sequence ATGAAGAACGTTCTTGTTCTCTGTTGCCTGCTGCTGAGCCTGCCTGTGGCGGCTCAGGCCGCCAATGACAAAATCTCGCCCAATAGCTTCATATGCGCCGAGCTTGTGACCATGCCCATGACGGACGGCGGCCAGCCGCCCATATTCGAGGCGCTTCAGATCGACGGCTACGTCAGCGCTGGCGCGGGCGACGCCGCTGCCCACCCCGACATTCTGGCCCCGCTGCTTACCGGCGTATACACGTACTGTCAGAGCCACCCCACCGACAAGGTTGCCGACATCTGGGCCAAGGCGCGCAAGTCCCAGGACATACCCAAGGACGACACCTGGCAGGCGGACAAAACCAAGTGCAGCGACTACAACGCCGACCCCGACAACGGCAGCGGCTTTGTGATCTGGCTGGACGGCTATAATCGCGGCAAGAACAAAACCGAAGCCTCTGTGCTTAGCAGCGACGCCACCCTCAAGGCATTTCTGGACGCCTGCGTCAAGCAGCCGGACGCCCTCATGCTGGACGTGCTGGCCAAGAGCGCCAAGTAG
- the ilvD gene encoding dihydroxy-acid dehydratase has translation MDESRSKKMKSGLEKAPHRSLLYALGLTREEMDRPLVGVVNAASEVVPGHLHLNALADAVKAGVRMAGGTPLQFPAIAVCDGLAMNHEGMRFSLPSREFIADSIEIMARGHAFDALVFIPNCDKCVPGMLMAMMRLNIPSVMVSGGPMLPGNIGPKERGDLITVFEAVGKVRSGAITEEELEYMAERACPGCGACAGMFTANSMNCMAETIGVALPGNGTIPAVSGARIRLAKTAGMRVMDMLERGIKPRDIVTPKAVANAVAVDMALGCSTNTVLHLPAVFGEAGLDLGLEIFDEVSRKSPNLCKLSPAGKHYMVDLDNAGGIPAVMTELDKLNLINKDCMTVTGKTVGENLRDARVLDSDVIHSVDNPYSKQGGIAILRGSLAPGGAVVKQSAVAPEMMCRDVRARVFESEEDAMKAILDGKIKPGDGVVIRYEGPRGGPGMREMLSPTAAITGMGLGKDVALLTDGRFSGGTNGAAIGHISPEAADGGIIGLVQEGDMIHIDIPNRKLDLMVDAAELERRSAGHKPVEKRSPYPVLRRYAHLVSSAANGARYRDI, from the coding sequence ATGGATGAGAGCCGCAGTAAAAAGATGAAATCCGGCCTTGAAAAAGCCCCCCACCGTTCCCTGCTTTATGCTCTGGGTCTGACCAGAGAAGAAATGGACCGCCCGCTGGTCGGCGTGGTCAATGCTGCCAGTGAAGTGGTACCGGGGCACCTGCACCTAAACGCCCTGGCAGACGCAGTCAAGGCCGGTGTACGCATGGCTGGCGGCACGCCCTTGCAGTTTCCTGCCATTGCCGTGTGCGACGGCCTGGCCATGAACCACGAAGGCATGCGTTTTTCGCTGCCGTCACGCGAATTTATTGCGGATTCCATTGAAATCATGGCCCGTGGACATGCTTTTGACGCGCTGGTGTTCATACCCAACTGCGACAAGTGCGTGCCCGGCATGCTCATGGCCATGATGCGCCTGAATATTCCCTCCGTCATGGTTTCCGGCGGCCCCATGCTGCCCGGCAATATCGGCCCGAAAGAGCGCGGCGACCTCATCACCGTGTTTGAGGCCGTGGGCAAGGTGCGCAGCGGCGCCATCACCGAAGAGGAACTGGAATACATGGCCGAGCGCGCCTGTCCCGGCTGCGGAGCCTGTGCGGGCATGTTCACGGCCAACTCCATGAACTGCATGGCCGAAACCATCGGCGTGGCCCTGCCCGGCAACGGCACCATTCCCGCCGTGAGCGGCGCGCGCATCCGTCTGGCAAAAACGGCCGGTATGCGCGTTATGGACATGCTCGAGCGCGGCATCAAGCCCAGGGACATCGTGACCCCCAAGGCCGTGGCCAACGCCGTGGCCGTGGACATGGCGCTGGGCTGCTCCACCAATACGGTGCTGCACCTGCCTGCCGTGTTCGGCGAGGCCGGGCTTGACCTTGGCCTGGAAATTTTTGACGAGGTGAGCCGCAAGAGCCCCAACCTGTGCAAGCTTTCCCCGGCGGGCAAGCATTACATGGTGGATCTCGACAACGCGGGCGGCATCCCCGCCGTCATGACGGAACTGGACAAGCTGAACCTTATCAATAAGGACTGCATGACGGTCACCGGCAAGACCGTGGGCGAAAACCTGCGCGACGCCCGCGTGCTGGACAGCGACGTCATCCACAGTGTGGACAACCCCTATTCCAAACAGGGCGGCATCGCCATCCTGCGGGGCAGCCTTGCCCCGGGCGGCGCGGTGGTCAAGCAGTCCGCCGTTGCGCCGGAGATGATGTGCCGCGACGTGCGCGCACGGGTGTTCGAGTCTGAAGAAGACGCCATGAAGGCCATTCTTGACGGCAAGATCAAGCCCGGCGACGGCGTGGTCATCCGCTACGAAGGCCCGCGCGGCGGCCCCGGCATGCGTGAAATGCTTTCGCCCACAGCGGCCATCACGGGCATGGGCCTTGGCAAGGACGTGGCCCTGCTGACGGACGGGCGCTTCTCCGGCGGCACCAACGGCGCGGCCATCGGGCACATTTCGCCCGAAGCGGCGGACGGCGGCATTATCGGCCTGGTGCAGGAAGGGGATATGATCCATATCGACATTCCCAACCGCAAGCTTGACCTCATGGTTGACGCCGCCGAACTGGAACGCCGCAGCGCCGGACACAAGCCTGTGGAAAAACGCAGCCCCTATCCCGTACTGCGCCGTTACGCCCACCTTGTGAGTTCTGCGGCCAATGGTGCGAGATACCGGGATATCTAG
- a CDS encoding lipopolysaccharide biosynthesis protein: protein MQSSTPTLARRYIFKLLANIATVPVYLVMEAILPRALGPHMYGNYSFATNLFQQLTGFLDMGTSTCFYNALSRRQNETGLVGFYARVTVLVFGIILLAALALQAPALGDLLMPDVPLWLAPLAALWAFLTWWGRVLRSMNDAVGATVASEMVRTVVSLFMVALLGLMFWQDWLNIHTLFAQQYLMLGLMALGYWLVTRRHWRSREVALAFSLPDGQSKAYQREFFNYSHPLFVQALLSFLLLTAERWLLQWFDGSVQQGFFALSQKVSMACFLFVSAMTPLIMRELSIAWGHNDREAMGRLLTRFAPLLYVVAAYFSCFTLVEGSALVDFFGGAEFAAATLPVQIMALYPLHQAYGQLAGSVFHATGRTRVLRNMAALECVYGFTTAWFLLAPPEYMGLNLGAVGLAIKTVAVQIITVNVYLWLASRFLPLSFWRNFAHQIWSLAVLLTLAWLCREGTIMAGLGDLNTFSRFLVSGVLYSAGAGVVCVAMPALLGLSRQDVRELVARFRKSRQKSA from the coding sequence ATGCAAAGCTCCACCCCGACGCTGGCGCGCCGCTACATCTTCAAGCTTCTGGCAAACATCGCCACTGTACCCGTCTACCTGGTCATGGAGGCGATCCTTCCACGCGCCCTGGGCCCGCACATGTACGGTAACTACAGCTTTGCCACCAACCTTTTCCAGCAGCTTACCGGCTTTCTGGATATGGGCACCTCCACCTGCTTTTACAACGCCCTGTCCCGCAGACAGAACGAAACAGGCCTTGTGGGATTCTATGCCCGTGTGACCGTGCTGGTCTTCGGCATCATCCTGCTGGCGGCGCTGGCCCTGCAAGCGCCCGCGCTGGGCGATCTGCTCATGCCGGACGTGCCCTTGTGGCTGGCTCCCCTGGCGGCATTGTGGGCCTTTCTTACCTGGTGGGGACGGGTGCTGCGCTCGATGAACGACGCCGTGGGGGCCACTGTGGCCTCGGAAATGGTGCGCACGGTAGTTTCGCTGTTCATGGTGGCCCTGCTGGGCCTCATGTTCTGGCAGGACTGGCTGAACATACACACCCTTTTTGCACAGCAGTACCTCATGCTGGGGCTTATGGCCCTTGGCTACTGGCTGGTGACGCGCCGCCACTGGCGCAGCCGCGAGGTGGCCCTGGCGTTCAGCCTGCCCGATGGGCAGAGCAAGGCCTACCAGCGCGAATTTTTCAATTACAGCCATCCGCTTTTTGTGCAGGCCCTGCTCTCGTTCCTGCTGCTCACCGCCGAACGCTGGCTCTTGCAGTGGTTTGACGGCAGCGTGCAACAGGGCTTTTTTGCCCTGTCGCAAAAAGTCAGCATGGCCTGTTTTCTTTTTGTTTCGGCCATGACGCCGCTGATCATGCGCGAGCTTTCCATAGCCTGGGGGCACAATGACCGCGAGGCCATGGGGCGGCTGCTCACGCGCTTCGCTCCCCTGCTCTATGTGGTGGCGGCCTATTTTTCCTGCTTTACGCTGGTGGAAGGCTCTGCCCTGGTGGACTTTTTTGGCGGGGCGGAATTTGCCGCCGCCACGCTGCCCGTGCAGATCATGGCCCTCTATCCGCTGCACCAGGCTTACGGCCAGCTGGCCGGATCGGTCTTTCACGCCACAGGGCGCACGCGCGTACTGCGCAATATGGCAGCCCTTGAGTGCGTTTACGGCTTCACCACAGCATGGTTTCTGCTGGCCCCGCCGGAATATATGGGCCTGAATCTCGGAGCCGTCGGCCTTGCCATCAAAACCGTGGCCGTGCAGATCATCACGGTCAACGTCTATCTGTGGCTGGCTTCGCGTTTTCTGCCCCTGAGTTTCTGGCGCAATTTCGCCCACCAGATATGGAGCCTCGCCGTGCTGCTTACCCTGGCGTGGCTGTGCCGTGAAGGAACCATCATGGCCGGCCTGGGCGACCTCAACACCTTTTCGCGCTTTCTTGTTTCCGGTGTGCTGTACAGCGCTGGGGCCGGGGTGGTCTGCGTGGCAATGCCCGCCCTGCTCGGACTTTCGCGGCAGGATGTGCGGGAGCTTGTGGCGCGTTTCAGAAAGTCCCGCCAAAAGTCTGCGTAG